From Zingiber officinale cultivar Zhangliang chromosome 5B, Zo_v1.1, whole genome shotgun sequence, the proteins below share one genomic window:
- the LOC121985882 gene encoding fructose-bisphosphate aldolase 1, cytoplasmic-like produces the protein MAAFCGKYHDELIENASYIGTPGKGILAADESTGTIGKRLASINVENVEANRRALRELLFCTPGALQYLSGVILFEETLYQKTADGKPFVDVLKEGGVLPGIKVDKGTVELAGTNGETTTQGHDDLGKRCAKYYEAGARFAKWRAVLKISHTEPSQLAINENANGLARYAIICQENGLVPIVEPEILVDGPHSIDRCAEVTERVLAACYKALNDHHVLLEGSLLKPNMVTPGSDAPKVAPKVVAEYTVRTLQRTVPVAVPAIVFLSGGQSEEEATLNLNAMNKLATKKPWSLSFSFGRALQQSTLKTWVGKEENVEKARAAFLTRCKANSEATLGAYKGDAVKGEGVSESLHVKDYKY, from the exons ATGGCGGCTTTCTGCGGGAAGTACCACG ATGAGCTTATTGAGAATGCTTCCTACATTGGCACACCAGGAAAGGGGATTCTCGCTGCTGATGAATCCACTGGAACAATTGGTAAGCGTTTGGCCAGCATCAATGTTGAGAATGTTGAAGCCAATCGACGAGCACTACGGGAACTCCTCTTCTGCACCCCTGGTGCACTCCAGTACCTTAGCGGTGTGATTCTCTTTGAAGAAACCTTGTATCAAAAGACTGCTGATGGGAAACCATTTGTTGATGTCCTAAAGGAAGGAGGTGTTCTTCCTGGAATCAAGGTGGACAAGGGAACTGTTGAACTTGCTGGCACTAATGGTGAGACTACCACTCAAGGTCATGATGACCTTGGCAAGCGTTGTGCCAAGTACTATGAGGCAGGTGCTCGATTTGCCAAGTGGCGCGCTGTCCTTAAGATCAGTCATACTGAGCCCTCCCAGCTTGCGATCAATGAGAATGCCAATGGGCTTGCTCGATATGCTATTATCTGCCAGGAAAATGGCCTTGTGCCTATTGTGGAGCCAGAGATCCTTGTCGATGGGCCTCACAGTATTGATCGCTGTGCAGAGGTGACAGAGCGGGTACTTGCTGCCTGCTACAAAGCACTAAACGATCACCATGTGCTTCTTGAAGGGTCTCTGTTAAAGCCTAACATGGTGACTCCGGGCTCAGATGCACCTAAGGTGGCACCAAAGGTGGTGGCAGAGTACACCGTTCGCACCCTTCAGAGGACAGTCCCAGTGGCCGTGCCAGCCATTGTTTTTCTCTCAGGCGGGCAGAGCGAAGAAGAGGCGACTTTGAACTTGAATGCTATGAACAAGCTGGCAACGAAGAAACCCTGGTCGCTTTCTTTCTCATTCGGCCGTGCACTGCAGCAGAGCACACTGAAGACATGGGTCGGGAAGGAGGAAAATGTGGAGAAGGCAAGAGCTGCCTTCCTCACAAGATGCAAAGCAAACTCAGAGGCCACTCTGGGAgcatacaagggagatgctgtgaAGGGTGAAGGAGTCTCCGAGAGTCTTCATGTGAAGGATTACAAGTACTGA
- the LOC121985883 gene encoding probable uridine nucleosidase 1 produces the protein MEANSSDASSASRKMKVIIDTDPGIDDSMAILMALQYPEIEVVGLTTIFGNASTKDATRNALLLCEIAGHSNLPVAEGSHAPLNGEEPCIADSIHGSDGLGNIFLPPPIAKKMDLSASEFLVDTISQCPGEISILALGPLTNLAQAIKKDSLFASKVKKLVILGGAFFSPGNVNPAAEANIYGDPEAADIVFTSGADITVVGINITTQIIYSDQDLSELRNCHGKHSQILYDMCKFYRDWHVESLDVYGIFPHDPVCFAALVRPDLFTFKKGVVRVETQGICRGQTVMDLALKKWNTSNPWTGYSPAAVAWTIDVPGVVAFIKQLVMKP, from the exons ATGGAAGCGAACTCTTCCGATGCATCATCCGCATCTAGGAAAATGAAAGTCATCATCGACACGGATCCCGGAATAG ATGATAGCATGGCCATTTTGATGGCACTTCAATACCCAGAGATTGAAGTTGTAGGTTTGACAACAATATTTGGAAACGCTAGCACAAAAGATGCCACTCGCAATGCCTTGCTCTTG TGTGAGATTGCAGGACACTCTAACTTGCCAGTAGCAGAAGGCAGCCATGCTCCTTTAAAC GGTGAAGAGCCATGTATTGCTGATTCTATTCATGGATCTGATGGCCTTGGCAATATATTTCTCCCACCCCCTATTGCAAAAAAGATGGACTTAAGTGCATCAGAGTTTTTGGTTGATACAATTTCTCAGTGCCCTGGTGAAATATCAATCCTTGCATTGGGACCTTTGACAAATTTAGCACAG GCCATCAAAAAAGACTCACTCTTTGCAAGCAAAGTGAAGAAGCTGGTCATTCTTGGTGGTGCTTTCTTTTCTCCAGGAAATGTTAACCCTGCTGCTGAAGCAAAT ATTTATGGCGATCCAGAAGCAGCCGACATTGTTTTTACATCTGGAGCAGACATAACAGTGGTAGGAATAAACATCACAACACAGATCATCTATTCAG ATCAGGATCTCTCTGAGCTTAGAAACTGTCATGGAAAACACTCGCAAATCCTATACGATATGTGCAAGTTTTACAGGGACTGGCACGTAGAGTCACTCGATGTTTATG GTATTTTTCCCCATGATCCTGTCTGCTTTGCAGCCCTTGTTCGTCCAGATCTCTTCACATTCAAAAAGGGTGTTGTCAGAGTTGAGACACAGGGTATTTGTAGAGGGCAAACAGTAATGGACCTAGCATTGAAAAA GTGGAACACTAGCAATCCTTGGACTGGCTATTCACCTGCTGCAGTTGCATGGACAATTGATGTTCCTGGAGTTGTTGCTTTTATCAAACAACTAGTTATGAAGCCATGA